A window of Roseburia hominis A2-183 genomic DNA:
TTCTCCAGCTCCTTGGCAAGCAGCGTTGTATACTTTCTCTTTGCCAGCTCATACTGGAAATTCACATGATGACGTATGATCGGCACAATTCCCATCGTCTCCGGTCTTCCGTCTACCACCGCAAGCATATTGACACCGAACGTGTCCTCAAGCTTGGTCTTCTTATATAATAGATTCTCCAGATTGGCAGCGTCCGCTCCCTTGCGCAGCTCGATGACAATGCGGATGCCCTCCTTGGAGGACTGGTTTGTGATATCCACAATGTCATTCGTCTTCTTCGTCTCCACGAGGCTGTAGACATCGTTTAAGAACTTTCCGATATTTGCACCGATCATCGTATACGGAATCTCGGTAATTACCAGGCGTTCCTTTCCGCCTTTGACCTGCTCAACCTCCACTTTTCCGCGGATCTTGATCTTCCCCACGCCTGTGGAGTAGATGGCTGTCAACTCGTCCTTGTTGGCGATCACACCGCCGGTCGGAAAATCCGGTCCCGGGATATACTGCATCATCTGCTCGGTGTTGATGTCCGGATTCTTCATATAGGCAATCACACCGTCAATGACCTCGCCGAAATTGTGCGTCGGAATGCTCGTCGTCATGCCAACCGCAATTCCCTCCGCACCGTTGATCAGAAGATTCGGCACCTTTACCGGCAGAACCTCCGGCTCTTTCTCCGTCTCGTCAAAGTTCGGCACAAAATCCACGACATCCTTGTCAAGGTCTGCTAAGAACGCCTCCTGCGTCAGCTTCTGAAGTCTCGCCTCCGTGTAACGCATGGCAGCCGCTCCGTCTCCCTCGATGGAGCCGAAGTTGCCGTGTCCGTCCACCAGCGTCTGTCCCATTTTAAAATCCTGTGCCAGCACCACCAACGCACCGTAGATCGAACTGTCTCCGTGCGGGTGATACTTACCCATGGTATCCCCGACAATACGCGCACTCTTACGGTACGGCTTGTCATAGCGGATGCCGAGTTCATACATATCATAAAGTGTCCGCCTCTGTACCGGCTTTAACCCATCCCTGATATCCGGCAGTGCACGTGAGATAATCACGCTCATTGCATAGTCGATATAGGATTTCTGCATCAGCTCCGAATACTCGGTGCGGATAATCTGTTCTTCCTGTTTCATGGTAATCCTCATTTCCTGCCGCTTCTTCCTGCGGCTCTCTCATCCCGCGCATGATCCTGCCGCACGGTATCGCATCTGTCATGCGTCCACGGTCGCATCCGTCGCATGCTCATAGATAAAGGTCTTGCGCGGCGGCACGTCATTGCCCATCAGAAGTTCCGTGATGTCGGACGCCATACGGCCGTCCTCGATCTCAATCCGCTTTAACAGCCGTCTCTTCGGATCGAGCGTCGTCTCCCAGAGCTGCTCCGCGTCCATCTCGCCGAGACCTTTATACCGCTGCAGCGTAAAACTGCCCTTGTGGCTCCGTCTATAGCGCTCCAGCGCCTCATCATCGTAGAGGTACTCTTCCTCGCCGCGGCTTGGAATCGCCTTGTAAAGCGGCGGCATTGCCACATAGACATGTCCCTCATAGATTAACTCCGGCATGAACCGGTAGAATAACGTCAAAAGCAGCGTGGAAATATGCGCTCCGTCGACGTCGGCATCCGCCATGATGATAATCTTGTCATAGCGGAGCTTCGTAATATCGAAATCATTGCCGTAGCCCTCGGAAAATCCGCAGCCGAACGCATTGATCATCGTCTTAATCTCCGCGTTGGCTAAAATCTTATCGATGCTCGCCTTCTCCACGTTTAAGATCTTACCGCGGATCGGCAGAATCGCCTGAAAGCTGCGGTCTCTCGCTGTCTTCGCGGAACCTCCCGCAGAATCTCCCTCGACGATAAAAATCTCGCAGATCGATGCGTCCCGGCTCTCGCAGTTCGCAAGCTTGCCGTTGGAGTCAAAGGAGAACTTCTGCTTTGTCAGAAGATTTGTCTTCGCTTTCTCTTCGGTCTTGCGGATCTTCGCCGCCTTTTCCGCACAGGAAATGACGGTCTTAAGCACTTCCAGGTTCTTGTCAAAATAGAGCTGGATCTCGTCGCCGGTCACCTTCGCCGTCGCCCGCGACGCGTCCTGGTTATCCAGCTTCGTCTTCGTCTGTCCCTCGAAGCGCGGATCCGGGTGCTTGATGGAGACGACTGCCGTCATGCCGTTGCGCACGTCCGCACCGGTAAAATTGGCGTCCTTATCCTTTAAGATGCCAAGCTCTCTCGCATAGGCATTAATAACAGTCGTAAACACCGTCTTAAAACCGGTGATGTGTGTTCCGCCCTCCGCGTTGAAAATATTATTACAGAAGCCCAGAATATTCTCATGAAATTCGTTCGTGTACTGGAACGCCGCCTCGACGGTAATGCCCTCAGTCTCTCCCTTAAAATACACGACGTCATGCAGAACTTCCGTGCTCTTGTTGAGATCCTTCACAAACCCCTTGATGCCTTCCGGCTCGTGGTAGACGATATGCTCGGTCTCCTCCCCTCTCCGGTCCTCATAGATGATCGTAAGCTCCGGGTTTAAATATGCCGTCTCATGCATACGGCTCTTGACCTCGTCCTCCTTGAAACGCGTCTTCTCGAAAATCTCCGGGTCCGGCAGGAAATTGACCTTCGTTCCAGTCTTCTTCGTCTTACCGATCTTCGGAAGCAGTCCGTTCTCAAGCTCCACCACCGGCACACCGCGCTCATAGCGGTCGTGATGAATGTAGCCGTCTCTGCTGATCTCGACGTCCATATAGGTGGACAGTGCATTCACGACCGAGGAACCCACTCCGTGCAGTCCGCCGCTGGTCTTGTATGCGGAATCGTCAAACTTGCCGCCCGCATGCAGCGTCGTGTACACAATTCGCGCTGCCGACACGCCCTTCGCGTGCATGCCGACCGGCACGCCTCGTCCGTTATCTTCCACTGTACAGGAGCCATCCGCCTCCAATGTGACATATATGGTATCGCAGGCACCCGCCAGATGCTCGTCCACTGCGTTGTCCACAATCTCGTAAATAAGATGATTCAGACCCTTTCTGGACACGCTTCCGATGTACATTCCGGGTCTCTTCCTTACGGCTTCGAGTCCTTCCAGAACGGAAATACTACTCTCGTCATAAGTCTCTTTCTTTGCCATGTTCTTCTTCCTTTCCTTGACATTCCTCTGGATAATATAACATACTGGGAAAACCCGTGCAAGCAACAGAACGTATGTTTTGTAAAAATTTTCTATTTTTGTGCAAACAGACGAAATACGCGGAAAAGAATCCGATTGCTTTCTTTGTCCGCGTATTATCATTTGCTTTTCTGTTGTATCTTACATGTTCATCAGCTCGGCTGCCTTATCCTTCAGATCAGAGGAAATCTCCTTCACCGAATCTGTGGATGCGGCGATCTCCTCGGTGCTTGCCGCCAGATTGGTCATCCGCTCATCCACTTCCCGGATAATCTCTGTCAGATGATCCGACTCCTCCAACAGCTTTCCGATCGCCTGACTGATCTCATTCTTGTTATCGTTGCTGTCGTTTGCGGTTGCTCTGCTGTTCTCCGAGAGATTCTTGATCTCCTCCGCCACCACCGCAAATCCTCTGCCTGCCGCACCGGCACGGGCAGCCTCGATGGAAGCGTTCAGTGAGAGCAGATTGGTCTGGTTGGCAATCTTCGTGATGTCGTTGTTGTTGTTCTCAAGCTTATCCAAAAGCTCCGTGATCGCCTCAAACGACTGCCGCATCTCCTGGCAGAATCCGGTCACGCCGGTCATCGCATCCGTAATCGCCGTGCTCTCGCTCGCATTGCTGCTATTCCCGGCAGCCATCTGCCCGATGGCGGAATCCAGTTCCTGAAAATCGGAATTCAGTCCCTCGATAATTCCTGCAATCAGATCGCTTCTGCGCTGGATCTCCACATTCGCCTGCTGGCTTTCCTCCGCAGCCGCCTGTGCCGCACGCCCTCTTTCCTCCGCCTCGTTCTTGATAAAATGAATACAGGAATTCTCACTGTTGCACCCGTTGTAGATCGCTGTCGCCATATCCCGGCAGGTCTTATAACCGCAGGCGCTGCAGTCGATCGCACGATCCATCGCCGTCTGCTTGTTCAGACGGCTGTATACTGCTTCTAACTCCTGGCCCTCCGGCACGCGGATCTCATTCCCCTTCGACCGGTCGGTATACCGGCGCGTAAAATCCGCCGGTTCAAGCTGCGCAAACTGACGGTTCAGCTGTGCCAGCCGCTGCTTCGACGTCGCCGATCTCGCCCACGGTCCCTTGACCTTCTTGCTCTTCTCCCGGATCTTATGCAGCTCGTAGAGCACATCATCCCCGGCAGTCTTCTCCGGCTCAACGCCCGTACCGTAGATGCATCCCATCGCACAGTTCAGCGCATCGACCATAAACGGCAGCTCCTTGTGCTCTGCGACACGCTTGCGATAGGCATCCAGGAATTCATAGACATGGCGCTCTCCCTCAATCTGCCGGATAAATACATCCTCTCCGCAGAACCAGTAGACATTCTCCTTCAGTCCTCCCGGCATCGGATAGATCGAGCCGAGACCGTATTCGATCTCATCGCTGACCCCCGGTCCACTGATCCGGTGCTTCCTGCAGTAATCCATCAGATGATCGAATGTCACATTATAAGAAACATAGCCGTCTGTATCCGGATCGGAAATCTCGTTCTTCTTCGCAATGCACGGACTGATGAACGCAAGCTTGTCCGTGATATGTAAATACTTCTTCGCGTAGATTGCCGCACACATCATCGGGCTGTGTACCGGCATCAGCTTCGGAAGCAGTTCCGGTGCATACATCTCGATGTAGTTGACCACCGCAGGACACGGCTGCGAGATCCCGCCCGTAAACTGATTCTTCGTAATATAATTGATATACGCCCAGGTCGTAATGTCGGCGCCAAAGCTGACACTGATGATCCGCTTTGCCCCCATCTGTCTTAAGCCGCCTAAAATCTGCTCATACTCTCTGGGATAATTCGCAAGAAATGCCGGCGCCAGAAGCAGTGAAATGGATTCGCCTCTCTGCAGATCCGCAAAAAACTGCTCCGTATCATCGGCATATTCCCTCGCCTGATGTTCGCAGGCATCAAAGCATGCACCACAGTTGATGCACTGTGCATGGTTGACCTCAATGCGCGGCTTCCCGTCCACCACGACAGCCTGATTCGCTGTCAGAACGGGACAGACCGAAATGCACCGGTTGCACCCAATACAGTTCTCATTCGTGTAAACATAGCCAGCCATAACTCTTCCACTCCCTTATGCTGTCTTTTGTTTAATTTTAACATATAGCATATATTTTTTCAACTAATTTAGTGCATTTTCACTATTCTTGACATACTGCATGTGGGAAATGACCATCATTGCAATCTTGAATGTCATCGCATCATCAAACTTGCGGATATCAAGTCCGATGACCTTCTCCAGGCGCTCCAGACGGTACACCAACGTGTTCCTGTGCACGTAAAGCTGTCTTGCCGTTTCAGAGATATTCAGATTGTTCTCAAAGAATTTCTGGATCGTTGTCGTCGTCTCCTCGTTGAACACATCCGGAATTTCATCCCCGAATACCTCATGAATAAACATCTCGCACAGAGACATCGGGAGCTGATAGATCAGTCTGCCAATACCCAGATAACGGTACGCGATCGTCTCTTTTTCCGCGTAGAAGATTTTTCCCACCTCAAGCGCCATCTTTGCCTCCTGGTAGGATTTCGCAATATCCTGCAGGTTGTTCACACGGTTGCCGTAGCCGACCCGGACGCGTACCATCGCCTCCGCATGCATATTGTCCACGATCATTGACGCCAGGGACACCAGATCCTCGTCCTCTCCCATCTCTCTGGTGTCTTTGATGAGCACAATGCTCTGCTCGTCCACCTCAGTCACAAAATCCCTGGTCTTCGCCGCGAACAGATTCTTGACCAGTTCGATCGCTGTGGCGTCCTTCTTCCCTTCCAGCTCGATCACAAATACCACGCGCTCCGCCTGTTCGATGTGAAGCTTCTGCGCCTTGTTGTACATATCTACCACAAGCATATTGCCGAGCAGGATATTCTGCATGAAGTTGTT
This region includes:
- a CDS encoding DNA gyrase/topoisomerase IV subunit A; this translates as MKQEEQIIRTEYSELMQKSYIDYAMSVIISRALPDIRDGLKPVQRRTLYDMYELGIRYDKPYRKSARIVGDTMGKYHPHGDSSIYGALVVLAQDFKMGQTLVDGHGNFGSIEGDGAAAMRYTEARLQKLTQEAFLADLDKDVVDFVPNFDETEKEPEVLPVKVPNLLINGAEGIAVGMTTSIPTHNFGEVIDGVIAYMKNPDINTEQMMQYIPGPDFPTGGVIANKDELTAIYSTGVGKIKIRGKVEVEQVKGGKERLVITEIPYTMIGANIGKFLNDVYSLVETKKTNDIVDITNQSSKEGIRIVIELRKGADAANLENLLYKKTKLEDTFGVNMLAVVDGRPETMGIVPIIRHHVNFQYELAKRKYTTLLAKELEKKEVQEGLIHACDVIDLIIEILRGSANVKMARACLTEGIIEGIAFKSAQSQKDAQSLRFTERQADAILEMRLYKLIGLEIEALMKEHEKTLANIAEYNEILSNRAAMAKVIIRELEAYKKEYGRPRRTVIDNLKEAVVEEKKIEEMDVVFLMDRFGYAKTIDVAAYERNREAADAENRYVLTCKNTDKICIFTNKGQMHLLKVLDLPFGKFRDKGTPIDNLSNYNSSEENFVYITNLGAICNHRLIFGTKTAMLKIVDGSEFDVAKRTTAATKLTDGDEVLFVHPVAGNETIVMQSERDFFLRIAVDTIPEKKKGAVGVRGMRLADGDALTAIHLLGEGESAQTEVKGKPVMLNRLHVAGRDTKGTKK
- a CDS encoding DNA gyrase/topoisomerase IV subunit B, which codes for MAKKETYDESSISVLEGLEAVRKRPGMYIGSVSRKGLNHLIYEIVDNAVDEHLAGACDTIYVTLEADGSCTVEDNGRGVPVGMHAKGVSAARIVYTTLHAGGKFDDSAYKTSGGLHGVGSSVVNALSTYMDVEISRDGYIHHDRYERGVPVVELENGLLPKIGKTKKTGTKVNFLPDPEIFEKTRFKEDEVKSRMHETAYLNPELTIIYEDRRGEETEHIVYHEPEGIKGFVKDLNKSTEVLHDVVYFKGETEGITVEAAFQYTNEFHENILGFCNNIFNAEGGTHITGFKTVFTTVINAYARELGILKDKDANFTGADVRNGMTAVVSIKHPDPRFEGQTKTKLDNQDASRATAKVTGDEIQLYFDKNLEVLKTVISCAEKAAKIRKTEEKAKTNLLTKQKFSFDSNGKLANCESRDASICEIFIVEGDSAGGSAKTARDRSFQAILPIRGKILNVEKASIDKILANAEIKTMINAFGCGFSEGYGNDFDITKLRYDKIIIMADADVDGAHISTLLLTLFYRFMPELIYEGHVYVAMPPLYKAIPSRGEEEYLYDDEALERYRRSHKGSFTLQRYKGLGEMDAEQLWETTLDPKRRLLKRIEIEDGRMASDITELLMGNDVPPRKTFIYEHATDATVDA
- a CDS encoding [Fe-Fe] hydrogenase large subunit C-terminal domain-containing protein, with product MAGYVYTNENCIGCNRCISVCPVLTANQAVVVDGKPRIEVNHAQCINCGACFDACEHQAREYADDTEQFFADLQRGESISLLLAPAFLANYPREYEQILGGLRQMGAKRIISVSFGADITTWAYINYITKNQFTGGISQPCPAVVNYIEMYAPELLPKLMPVHSPMMCAAIYAKKYLHITDKLAFISPCIAKKNEISDPDTDGYVSYNVTFDHLMDYCRKHRISGPGVSDEIEYGLGSIYPMPGGLKENVYWFCGEDVFIRQIEGERHVYEFLDAYRKRVAEHKELPFMVDALNCAMGCIYGTGVEPEKTAGDDVLYELHKIREKSKKVKGPWARSATSKQRLAQLNRQFAQLEPADFTRRYTDRSKGNEIRVPEGQELEAVYSRLNKQTAMDRAIDCSACGYKTCRDMATAIYNGCNSENSCIHFIKNEAEERGRAAQAAAEESQQANVEIQRRSDLIAGIIEGLNSDFQELDSAIGQMAAGNSSNASESTAITDAMTGVTGFCQEMRQSFEAITELLDKLENNNNDITKIANQTNLLSLNASIEAARAGAAGRGFAVVAEEIKNLSENSRATANDSNDNKNEISQAIGKLLEESDHLTEIIREVDERMTNLAASTEEIAASTDSVKEISSDLKDKAAELMNM
- a CDS encoding PucR family transcriptional regulator — protein: MISNHKIQAALDEIKEISKIDLALYTDKGKQVAATFETEGDMEYAVNSFAGSMAESQMLSGCHFFKVYVDGELEYVLLTKSSAEDAYMVGRLAVCQIRTLVSAYMEQFDRNNFMQNILLGNMLVVDMYNKAQKLHIEQAERVVFVIELEGKKDATAIELVKNLFAAKTRDFVTEVDEQSIVLIKDTREMGEDEDLVSLASMIVDNMHAEAMVRVRVGYGNRVNNLQDIAKSYQEAKMALEVGKIFYAEKETIAYRYLGIGRLIYQLPMSLCEMFIHEVFGDEIPDVFNEETTTTIQKFFENNLNISETARQLYVHRNTLVYRLERLEKVIGLDIRKFDDAMTFKIAMMVISHMQYVKNSENALN